The Burkholderia mayonis DNA window CCGCGCGCCCGCCCCGCAGTCCCGAGCGGCCGTCAGAGCCGCGAAGGCCCATCGGCGCGACGGCCGCGCGCCGATCGCAAGCCGCCGTGCGCCGCCCGAAGACGGCGCGCGTCAACCCATGTCAGGAGAATGTTCATGCAAGGCACCGTAAGTCTATGGCCGCTGATTGGCGTCGCTGTGATCGTCGCCGGCTTCGCGCTGCGCTTCAATCCGATGCTGATCGTCGCGACCGCGGCGATCGCGACGGCCGCGAGCGCGCACTTCCCGCCCGAGCGGATCCTCGCCGCGATCGGCGCGGGCTTCCTCAAGACCCGCAACATCCCGCTCATCATCCTGCTGCCGCTCGCCGTGATCGGCCTCCTCGAACGGCACGGACTGCGCGAGCGTGCGCAGGCGTGGATCGCAAACATCAAGGCCGCGACGGCGGGACGCCTCCTGATCATCTATCTGCTCGTGCGCGAGCTGACGGCGGCCGTCGGCCTGACGGGCCTGGGCGGCCATCCGCAGATGGTGCGGCCGCTGATCGCGCCGATGGCCGAAGGCGCGACCGAGAACCGCTTCGGTCCGCTGCCCGACGCAACCCGCCACCGGCTGCGCGCGTACGCGGCCGCGACCGACAACGTCGGCCTCTTCTTCGGCGAAGACATCTTCGTCGCATTCGGCGCGATCGTGCTGATGGTGACGTTCCTGAAGGAGGCGGGCATCGTCGTGGAACCGATGCACGTCGCGCTCTGGGGCATTCCGACCGCCGTATCCGCGTTCCTGATCCACGGCTTCCGGCTGTGGCTCCTCGATCGCAGGCTCGAACGCGAGATGCGCGCGCTGACCGATCCGCGCGCCGCGAACGCCACCGCCGCCACCGCCGCCCAGGGAGGCCGCGCATGACGCTCACGATCAACGACCTGTTCTGGCTCGTCGGCCTCGTGCTGCTCGCGGTCGGCGCGACGATCGTCACGGACCGCGCGCATCCGCGCCGCTTCACCGCGGGCGGCTTCTGGCTGCTCTACGCGCTCGTCTTCATCGCCGGCGACAAGCTGCCCGTTGAGCTCGTCGGCGCACTCGTGATCGTGATGGCGCTGATCGCGGGCTTCGGCGGCGTGACAGCGGCGAAGCCGAAACTGCCGTCCGACGAGGTCCGCCGCGCAAGCGCCGCGCGCATCGGCAACCGGCTCTTCGTGCCCGCGCTCACGATCCCGTTCGTGACGGTCGCGGTCACACTCGCCGCGAGCCATCTGCACGTCGGCGGCGCGCCGCTCGTCGATCCGAAGAACGTCACGCTGATCGGCTTCGGCATCGGCTGCGTGATCGCGCTCGGGTTCGCGTGC harbors:
- a CDS encoding DUF969 domain-containing protein encodes the protein MQGTVSLWPLIGVAVIVAGFALRFNPMLIVATAAIATAASAHFPPERILAAIGAGFLKTRNIPLIILLPLAVIGLLERHGLRERAQAWIANIKAATAGRLLIIYLLVRELTAAVGLTGLGGHPQMVRPLIAPMAEGATENRFGPLPDATRHRLRAYAAATDNVGLFFGEDIFVAFGAIVLMVTFLKEAGIVVEPMHVALWGIPTAVSAFLIHGFRLWLLDRRLEREMRALTDPRAANATAATAAQGGRA